One Pseudofrancisella aestuarii genomic region harbors:
- the grxD gene encoding Grx4 family monothiol glutaredoxin, which yields MYTPEEQAVVDRIEKQIKENSIILYMKGTPNMPQCGFSAHAAAAVRACGKPFAFVNILENPDIRAILPKYANWPTFPQLWVKGELVGGCDIIMEMKESGELQELIDKV from the coding sequence ATGTACACACCTGAAGAACAAGCTGTTGTAGATAGAATAGAAAAACAAATAAAAGAAAATAGCATAATTTTATATATGAAGGGTACGCCTAATATGCCTCAGTGCGGGTTTTCGGCACATGCGGCGGCTGCTGTTAGAGCTTGCGGAAAGCCTTTTGCATTTGTAAATATCTTAGAGAACCCTGATATTAGAGCTATCTTACCAAAGTATGCTAATTGGCCAACATTTCCTCAGTTATGGGTTAAAGGCGAGTTAGTAGGTGGTTGTGATATTATCATGGAAATGAAAGAGTCAGGAGAACTGCAAGAATTAATTGATAAAGTTTAA
- a CDS encoding peptide MFS transporter, whose translation MFKDLKSKQSFTIAAITFWSQFASYSFSAILILYLTKSTLDYGLGFSEDQAYSFQGVSKAMVYAIIMIGGFMADKYLGLRRSILIGSILLAFSFLVVFISGFFVQYGNKVFIYAYASIPACSSLLMGTSSAMVSKIYREDRVLAKGAMTLYYMSINLGSLLAFVVAPLLIDYKYGPLAVLGIVFIGKLLASLNFAWRYKIYDNVVDNIDKQSISQKSKLIVFSYLLFIYLFTIVCYQYPDQANVILGMVSVLCLVLFLFRSLFFLEGAAQIKQIIGLCLIVVAVVFFVIYNQMESTLIMTAQNNSDLKLLGLSVNPANYQLINPVIIIFGGMLLIRIYPMLPRFYIPYQFATGTALAALGLFMVYFGFLNAHNGIISGNYIALTYLFISISELFVSAIGLSMIGIYCDPKMMGFAMGAWYISASLSNSITGLVNQLVALPEKGVSILESAYIYKEYFYTAGLVTLVISMFVFVLAIVIIKFMKIKNIEFV comes from the coding sequence ATGTTTAAAGATTTAAAATCAAAGCAAAGTTTTACTATTGCCGCTATAACTTTTTGGAGCCAATTCGCTAGTTATAGTTTTAGTGCAATACTTATCTTATATTTGACAAAATCAACTTTAGATTATGGGCTTGGTTTTTCTGAAGATCAAGCATACTCATTTCAAGGAGTGAGTAAGGCTATGGTTTACGCCATAATTATGATCGGTGGATTTATGGCTGATAAATATTTGGGTCTTAGAAGATCAATTTTAATCGGGAGTATTCTATTAGCTTTTAGTTTTCTTGTTGTATTTATAAGTGGTTTTTTTGTTCAGTATGGCAATAAAGTATTTATATATGCTTATGCAAGTATTCCAGCATGCTCATCTTTACTTATGGGTACCTCTTCCGCAATGGTTTCTAAAATATATAGAGAAGATAGGGTGTTGGCAAAAGGAGCGATGACTCTTTATTATATGTCGATTAATCTGGGGAGTTTATTGGCATTTGTTGTAGCTCCATTATTAATAGATTATAAGTATGGACCACTAGCTGTTTTAGGAATAGTTTTTATTGGAAAGTTATTAGCTTCTCTTAATTTTGCTTGGAGATATAAAATCTATGATAATGTGGTTGATAATATAGATAAGCAATCAATTTCTCAGAAATCTAAGTTGATAGTATTTAGTTATTTGCTTTTTATTTATTTGTTTACAATAGTTTGTTACCAATATCCAGACCAAGCAAATGTAATATTGGGGATGGTAAGTGTATTATGTTTAGTTTTATTTTTATTTAGATCATTATTCTTCTTGGAAGGAGCTGCTCAAATCAAACAAATAATAGGACTTTGCTTGATAGTTGTCGCTGTAGTTTTCTTTGTTATATATAATCAAATGGAATCTACATTAATTATGACAGCTCAAAATAACTCAGATCTGAAGCTCTTAGGATTGAGTGTTAATCCAGCTAATTATCAATTAATAAATCCAGTAATTATAATATTTGGAGGTATGCTGTTAATTAGAATTTATCCGATGCTACCAAGGTTCTATATTCCTTATCAGTTTGCGACAGGTACTGCATTAGCAGCACTAGGTTTATTTATGGTGTATTTTGGATTTTTAAATGCTCACAACGGTATTATTAGTGGAAATTACATAGCATTAACGTATCTATTTATATCTATTTCAGAGCTTTTTGTAAGCGCTATTGGTTTAAGTATGATTGGTATTTATTGTGATCCTAAAATGATGGGTTTTGCGATGGGTGCTTGGTATATTTCAGCATCTCTTTCAAACTCTATTACGGGTTTAGTTAATCAGCTAGTAGCATTACCAGAAAAAGGAGTTTCTATATTAGAAAGCGCTTATATTTATAAGGAATATTTTTATACTGCTGGTTTAGTTACATTAGTTATAAGCATGTTTGTATTTGTTTTAGCCATAGTAATTATTAAATTTATGAAAATAAAAAACATAGAGTTTGTGTAA